The following proteins are encoded in a genomic region of Alistipes shahii WAL 8301:
- a CDS encoding AraC family transcriptional regulator: MKNSMNSSVQQPMIVKYVESLHNGIQSQALSRYAIGYILRGTKYIYDGDKRQTLSRGDVFYLGIGHHYIENFPEGGQPFEQVLFYYTPGDLQRILMHLNITYGLNISNEHSCENCRNRSHVTMPAWNSLRNFFINTNNYLRDEDFRHDETAENIKMTELIYLIASHEDCCIKSKLLSNVDAAKENFEQTVYDHIFKDISIEELSKLTNRSLTSFKKEFRRHFQMPPHKWYIRQRLMHSRLLLISTSKSISEIGNECTFPNTSHFIKLFKKEYQMTPATYRHKHLTSLVPEPALNETAEAAEMREAL; the protein is encoded by the coding sequence ATGAAGAATTCAATGAATTCGTCGGTTCAACAACCGATGATTGTGAAGTATGTCGAGTCGCTTCACAACGGTATCCAGTCGCAGGCCCTTTCGCGCTATGCAATCGGCTACATCCTCCGCGGAACGAAGTACATCTACGACGGCGATAAGCGTCAGACACTTTCGCGCGGCGACGTTTTCTATCTGGGCATCGGACACCACTACATTGAGAACTTCCCCGAAGGCGGCCAGCCGTTCGAGCAGGTGCTCTTTTATTACACGCCCGGCGACCTGCAACGCATCCTGATGCATCTGAACATCACCTACGGGCTGAACATTTCGAACGAACATTCGTGCGAAAACTGCCGCAACCGTTCGCACGTCACCATGCCCGCGTGGAACTCGCTGCGAAACTTTTTCATCAACACCAACAACTACCTGCGCGACGAGGATTTCCGCCACGACGAGACAGCCGAGAACATCAAGATGACCGAGTTGATCTACCTGATCGCCTCGCACGAGGATTGCTGCATCAAAAGCAAGCTGTTGAGCAACGTCGACGCCGCGAAGGAGAATTTCGAACAGACCGTCTACGACCACATCTTCAAGGACATTTCGATCGAGGAGCTTTCGAAACTCACCAACCGTTCGCTCACCTCGTTCAAAAAGGAGTTCCGCCGCCACTTCCAGATGCCGCCCCACAAGTGGTACATCCGCCAGCGGCTGATGCACTCGCGCCTGCTGCTGATCTCGACCTCGAAATCCATCTCCGAAATCGGCAACGAATGCACGTTCCCCAACACATCGCATTTCATCAAACTCTTCAAGAAGGAGTATCAGATGACGCCCGCCACCTACCGGCACAAGCACCTCACGTCGCTGGTCCCGGAACCCGCCCTCAACGAAACGGCGGAAGCTGCGGAAATGCGCGAGGCGCTTTAA
- the lipA gene encoding lipoyl synthase, which translates to MPKFYDKVDVLKKPGWLKIRLHRTPEWGEVRQIVEKHNLHTICSSGRCPNQAECWSRRTATFMILGDICTRGCRFCATKTGRPLAPDAEEPRQVAESVALMKLRYVVVTSVTRDDLPDGGAAHWAATVEAIRTQNPDAVIELLIPDLDARPDLLEVIVASKPDIIGHNIETVERLTPVVRSRAKYRTSLETLRCLNRQGVVTKSGLMVGLGESDDEVLQTLHDLRDAGVRIVTLGQYLRPTLEHYPVAAYITPEKFEWYRLRALEMGFSYCASAPLVRSSYMAEEALRSVKSL; encoded by the coding sequence ATGCCGAAGTTTTATGACAAGGTAGATGTACTGAAAAAACCCGGATGGCTGAAAATCCGACTCCACCGCACTCCCGAATGGGGCGAAGTGCGGCAGATCGTCGAAAAGCACAATCTGCACACGATTTGCAGCAGCGGCAGGTGTCCCAACCAGGCCGAATGCTGGAGCCGGAGGACAGCGACATTTATGATTCTGGGAGACATCTGCACTCGGGGCTGCCGTTTCTGCGCAACCAAAACGGGCCGTCCCCTTGCTCCCGACGCCGAGGAGCCACGACAGGTGGCCGAAAGCGTCGCACTGATGAAACTGCGGTATGTCGTCGTAACTTCCGTGACGCGCGACGACCTCCCCGACGGCGGAGCAGCCCATTGGGCCGCAACCGTGGAGGCCATCCGCACACAGAACCCCGACGCCGTAATTGAGCTTCTTATTCCCGATTTGGACGCACGGCCCGACCTGCTGGAGGTGATCGTCGCGTCGAAGCCCGACATCATCGGGCACAACATCGAAACCGTCGAGCGACTGACCCCCGTGGTGCGCTCCAGAGCCAAGTACCGTACGAGCCTGGAGACCCTGCGCTGTCTGAACAGGCAGGGCGTCGTAACGAAAAGCGGACTGATGGTCGGACTTGGCGAGAGCGATGATGAAGTTTTGCAAACCTTGCACGACCTGCGCGACGCAGGCGTGCGGATTGTGACACTCGGTCAGTACCTTCGGCCCACTCTGGAGCACTACCCCGTTGCGGCGTACATCACTCCCGAAAAATTCGAATGGTACAGACTCCGGGCGCTGGAAATGGGTTTCAGCTACTGCGCGAGCGCACCTCTGGTCCGCTCGTCGTACATGGCCGAAGAAGCCCTGCGAAGCGTAAAAAGTTTGTAG
- the lipB gene encoding lipoyl(octanoyl) transferase LipB — MKAYCRDLGRMDYKTCWDLQQELFDAGVARKRTGPIPVPGADGADDAGTVLLVEHPPVYTLGKSGHAENLLVNQEALEAMGAQFFHIDRGGDITFHGPGQLVCYPILDLERIGIGLREYIEALEEAVIRTVAEYGIAAGRIAGASGVWIDPGKARPRKICAIGVRSSRYVTMHGFALNVTTDLEWFSRINPCGFTDRGVTSIAAETGSQPSIQEVKQLVIRELATALQCEITSGS; from the coding sequence ATGAAAGCCTACTGCCGGGACCTCGGACGCATGGACTACAAAACCTGCTGGGATTTGCAGCAGGAGCTGTTCGACGCCGGGGTAGCCCGAAAGCGCACCGGTCCCATTCCGGTCCCGGGCGCAGACGGCGCGGACGATGCGGGCACGGTCCTGCTGGTGGAGCATCCGCCGGTTTACACGCTGGGCAAGAGCGGGCATGCCGAAAACCTGCTCGTCAATCAGGAAGCGCTCGAAGCGATGGGCGCACAGTTCTTTCACATCGACCGCGGCGGCGACATCACCTTCCACGGCCCCGGGCAGCTGGTATGCTATCCGATCCTCGACCTGGAGCGTATCGGCATCGGCCTGCGGGAGTATATCGAAGCGCTGGAGGAGGCCGTGATCCGCACGGTCGCGGAATACGGCATCGCGGCGGGACGCATCGCCGGAGCCTCGGGGGTCTGGATCGACCCCGGAAAGGCGCGGCCGCGCAAGATCTGCGCAATAGGAGTCCGTTCGTCGCGTTATGTCACCATGCACGGGTTCGCACTGAACGTGACGACCGACCTTGAGTGGTTCTCGCGCATCAACCCCTGCGGATTCACCGACCGGGGCGTCACGTCGATCGCCGCCGAAACGGGGTCGCAGCCGTCGATACAGGAGGTAAAACAGCTGGTCATCAGGGAATTGGCCACAGCCTTGCAGTGTGAAATAACGAGCGGTTCGTGA
- the recJ gene encoding single-stranded-DNA-specific exonuclease RecJ gives MPIEKRWVVKPQGDPATAAMLAAALRISPVLANLLVQRGIDTVEKAEKFFKPSLADLHDPFLMKDMEKAVERVEQAVANQEKIMVYGDYDVDGCTAVALVYKFLRQIGHKNLMFYIPDRYTEGYGISIKGIDLAARKGVGLIIALDCGIKATEKVVYAKTKGVDFIICDHHLPAEEIPKAVAVLDPKRVDCSYPFDELSGCGVGFKLVQAYAQKNRMPFEQILPLLDLLVVSIASDIVPLVGENRILAYFGLKNLNREPSKGLLSIIKICGLDKHNITIDDIVFKIGPRINAAGRMRMDENDENASPSGGHAAVELLIEGNESIAEEFGSVIDAYNQDRKSIDRSVTQEAHDYIEGNPEMKALKSTVIYNPRWMKGIVGIVASRLIETYYRPTVVLTMSNGFVTGSARSVPGFDLYQAVESCSDLLENFGGHMYAAGLTMRPENVGEFTRRFNAYVEENIDPQMLVPQVDIDSELLFSDITPAFRKDLNRFQPFGPGNTAPVFATCGVSNHGDAKLVGMECEHLRMDLMQRQKPNTKIQAIAFQQPTHYEWVRSGRPIDVCYQIVENHYRGTVTTQLRIKDIKPVLNR, from the coding sequence ATGCCTATAGAAAAACGCTGGGTAGTGAAGCCACAGGGCGACCCCGCGACGGCAGCCATGCTGGCTGCCGCTCTGCGGATCTCGCCAGTACTGGCCAATCTGCTCGTACAGAGAGGCATAGACACTGTAGAAAAGGCGGAGAAGTTCTTTAAACCGAGCCTCGCCGACCTGCACGATCCGTTCCTGATGAAGGACATGGAGAAGGCGGTCGAGCGGGTCGAACAGGCCGTTGCGAACCAGGAGAAGATCATGGTTTACGGCGACTACGACGTGGACGGCTGTACGGCCGTCGCGCTGGTTTACAAGTTCCTGCGCCAGATCGGGCACAAAAACCTGATGTTCTACATCCCCGACCGTTATACCGAAGGATACGGTATTTCGATCAAAGGTATCGACCTCGCCGCCCGCAAGGGCGTGGGGCTTATCATCGCCCTGGACTGCGGCATCAAAGCCACGGAAAAGGTTGTCTATGCGAAGACGAAAGGCGTGGATTTCATCATCTGCGACCACCACCTCCCGGCCGAGGAGATTCCCAAGGCCGTAGCCGTTCTGGACCCCAAGCGGGTCGACTGCTCCTACCCGTTCGACGAACTGTCGGGCTGCGGCGTGGGATTCAAACTCGTGCAGGCCTATGCGCAGAAAAACCGCATGCCTTTCGAGCAGATCCTGCCCCTGCTGGACCTGCTGGTCGTGTCGATCGCCTCGGACATCGTGCCGCTGGTCGGCGAGAACCGGATTCTGGCCTATTTCGGCCTGAAGAACCTCAACCGCGAGCCGTCGAAAGGTCTGCTGTCGATCATCAAGATCTGCGGGCTGGACAAACACAATATCACCATCGACGACATCGTCTTCAAGATCGGGCCGCGCATCAACGCCGCCGGCCGGATGCGAATGGACGAGAACGACGAAAACGCCTCGCCTTCGGGCGGGCACGCCGCCGTGGAGCTGCTGATCGAGGGCAACGAGTCGATCGCCGAGGAGTTCGGCAGCGTGATCGACGCCTACAACCAGGACCGCAAGTCGATCGACCGCTCCGTCACGCAGGAAGCGCACGACTATATCGAGGGCAATCCCGAAATGAAGGCCCTCAAGAGCACCGTGATCTACAATCCCCGCTGGATGAAGGGCATCGTGGGCATCGTCGCGTCGCGTCTCATCGAGACCTACTACCGCCCGACGGTGGTGCTGACGATGAGCAACGGATTCGTGACCGGATCGGCGCGTTCGGTTCCCGGATTCGACCTTTACCAGGCCGTCGAGTCGTGCTCGGACCTGTTGGAAAACTTCGGCGGACACATGTACGCCGCAGGGCTGACGATGCGTCCGGAAAACGTCGGCGAGTTCACGCGGCGGTTCAACGCATACGTGGAGGAGAACATCGACCCGCAGATGCTCGTCCCGCAGGTGGACATCGACAGCGAACTGCTCTTCTCGGACATCACGCCGGCTTTCCGCAAGGACCTCAACCGCTTTCAGCCCTTCGGGCCGGGCAACACGGCGCCGGTCTTCGCCACCTGCGGCGTGAGCAACCACGGCGACGCCAAGCTCGTCGGCATGGAGTGCGAGCACCTGCGCATGGACCTGATGCAGCGGCAGAAGCCCAACACCAAGATCCAGGCCATCGCCTTCCAGCAGCCCACGCATTACGAATGGGTGCGCTCGGGACGCCCGATCGACGTCTGCTACCAGATCGTCGAAAACCACTACCGGGGAACTGTGACCACCCAGCTCCGGATCAAGGACATCAAACCCGTTCTGAACAGGTAG
- a CDS encoding ATP-binding protein, which produces MNLLKKPFSISLQALAGVLIFSCLLAHPFSEAASSPPGDKRDYMLVLNTYTESAPWSSHIINSIVAHIDQVDNFEVYTENMNSLLMTFKKHKTGEIESFKNNLLREYGKNPPRMLVLLGAPIAVLRDFVKQTWPGVPLILCSEMDYIGPENAYLDRRPLRPEERLPLCDKAVSDNITLIRTPLYLRENVELMRRMIPGMDSLIFVGDGRYINQQADSDLRELLDREFPQIDYRFYSAHEMSTEALLDSLNRIDIHRTGILFSSWHYTKKIGDNIVSVTDSYRVIASVQAPMFALMPADIRDGGLVGGYVYDDAEVNAHVISTIDAVLAGHQPRDIPFYAPQDARPVFNYAALERKDLSPHTCPANTLFYNKPVSTLEQYKWAIGGVVLLLAFIGIQQWRIRMMYRVESARQRESESLAKYSNLFNAMSIVYIQMKVIYDENGNPADALYCDVNSRYERIFIPREQAIGRRVSELFPFPMTEFMRLIKIAQTENRTITYPYYYEPRDIFYEVVISRSYLEEHIDIFCLDGTALYKTQQKLDSINHKLAMALDVADIVPWKWDLRKGSILCDVNKSVHGQMLAGTNADQQLEVPSESYFAKIHKEDRERVRRAYDDLIAGRKDKVREEYRVASDAGGRWHLDWVEAQATVDQRDDDGRPLNLIGSSLVITPRKRLEQDLRSARDRAEESNRLKSAFLANMSHEIRTPLNAIVGFSSILAETDEEQEKREYISIIENNNALLLQLIGDILDLSKIEAGTLEFNFSDFELNELMHEKENIIRMKTAEGVELIFEPGLDACLFHSDRNRLSQLLINLLTNAAKFTAKGSIRFGYRAEGSRLRFYVSDTGCGIPPEGQRRIFDRFVKLNSFKQGTGLGLPICKSIVEHLGGEIGVKSEEGRGTTFWFTLPYVTGKPCETPCGEIPTVSVEKDKLTILIAEDNDSNYRLFETILRRDYRLIHARDGEQAVELCRTEHPHLILMDINMPVMNGYEAAAEIRKFAAEIPIVAVTAYAYASDEQKIMQNGFTGYMPKPINAPQLKKQILDILRERITLI; this is translated from the coding sequence ATGAATCTTCTGAAGAAACCGTTCAGCATTTCCCTCCAGGCCCTGGCGGGAGTTCTGATTTTCAGCTGCCTGCTGGCACATCCCTTCTCCGAAGCCGCGAGCAGCCCCCCGGGCGACAAGCGCGACTACATGCTGGTGCTGAACACCTACACCGAATCGGCGCCCTGGAGCAGCCACATTATCAACAGCATCGTCGCGCATATCGACCAGGTGGACAACTTCGAAGTCTACACCGAAAACATGAACTCGCTGTTGATGACGTTCAAAAAACACAAAACCGGCGAGATCGAATCCTTCAAAAACAACCTGCTGCGGGAATACGGCAAGAATCCGCCCCGGATGCTGGTGCTGCTGGGCGCTCCGATCGCCGTGCTGCGCGACTTCGTGAAACAGACCTGGCCCGGCGTGCCGTTGATCCTCTGCTCGGAAATGGACTACATAGGTCCTGAAAACGCCTACCTCGACCGCCGCCCGCTGCGCCCCGAGGAGCGGCTGCCGCTGTGCGACAAAGCCGTGTCCGACAACATCACGCTCATCCGCACGCCGCTCTACCTGCGCGAGAACGTCGAGCTGATGCGCCGGATGATCCCGGGGATGGATTCGCTGATCTTCGTCGGCGACGGCCGCTATATCAACCAGCAGGCCGACAGCGACCTGCGCGAACTGCTGGACCGCGAATTCCCGCAGATCGACTACCGGTTCTACTCGGCACACGAAATGTCGACCGAAGCGCTGCTGGACTCGCTCAACCGCATCGACATCCACCGCACGGGCATACTCTTCTCGTCGTGGCATTACACAAAAAAAATCGGCGACAACATCGTCTCCGTCACCGACTCCTACCGCGTCATCGCCAGCGTGCAGGCCCCGATGTTCGCGCTGATGCCCGCAGACATCCGCGACGGCGGACTGGTCGGAGGCTATGTATACGACGACGCCGAGGTGAACGCACACGTCATTTCGACCATCGACGCCGTTCTGGCCGGACACCAGCCACGCGACATTCCGTTCTACGCCCCGCAGGACGCCCGCCCGGTCTTCAACTACGCAGCCCTCGAACGCAAGGACCTCTCGCCGCACACCTGCCCGGCCAACACGCTCTTCTACAACAAACCGGTATCGACGCTCGAACAGTACAAATGGGCGATCGGGGGCGTCGTGCTGCTGCTGGCCTTCATCGGCATCCAACAGTGGCGCATTCGCATGATGTATCGCGTGGAATCGGCCCGGCAGCGGGAATCGGAAAGTCTGGCGAAATATTCGAACCTGTTCAACGCCATGTCGATCGTCTACATCCAGATGAAGGTGATTTACGACGAAAACGGCAACCCCGCAGACGCCCTCTACTGCGACGTGAACTCCCGTTACGAACGCATATTCATCCCCCGCGAGCAGGCGATCGGACGACGGGTCAGCGAACTGTTCCCCTTCCCGATGACCGAATTCATGCGGCTGATAAAAATCGCACAGACCGAGAACCGGACCATCACCTACCCCTATTATTACGAACCGCGCGACATCTTCTACGAAGTGGTGATCAGCCGCTCGTACCTCGAAGAACACATCGACATCTTCTGCCTCGACGGCACGGCGCTCTACAAAACGCAGCAGAAACTCGATTCGATTAACCACAAGCTGGCGATGGCGCTCGACGTGGCGGACATCGTGCCCTGGAAATGGGACCTGCGCAAAGGGTCGATCCTGTGCGACGTGAACAAATCGGTGCACGGCCAAATGCTCGCCGGGACGAACGCCGACCAGCAGCTGGAAGTCCCCTCGGAAAGCTATTTCGCCAAGATCCACAAGGAAGACCGCGAGCGGGTGCGCCGCGCCTACGACGACCTGATCGCCGGACGGAAGGACAAGGTGCGCGAGGAGTACCGCGTAGCCTCCGACGCCGGAGGACGCTGGCATCTGGACTGGGTGGAGGCACAGGCCACCGTGGACCAGCGCGACGACGACGGGCGCCCGCTGAACCTCATCGGATCGTCGCTCGTCATCACGCCGCGCAAGCGGCTGGAGCAGGACCTCCGTTCGGCACGCGACCGCGCCGAGGAGTCGAACCGCCTCAAATCGGCCTTCCTGGCCAACATGAGCCACGAAATCCGCACGCCGCTCAACGCCATCGTAGGGTTCTCGAGCATCCTTGCCGAGACCGACGAGGAGCAGGAAAAGCGGGAATACATTTCGATCATCGAGAACAACAACGCCCTGCTCCTGCAACTGATCGGCGACATCCTCGACCTCTCGAAGATCGAGGCCGGAACTCTGGAATTCAACTTCTCGGACTTCGAGCTGAACGAACTGATGCACGAAAAGGAGAACATCATCCGCATGAAAACGGCCGAAGGCGTCGAACTGATCTTCGAACCGGGGCTTGACGCATGTCTGTTCCACTCCGACCGCAACCGGCTTTCGCAGCTGCTGATCAACCTGCTGACCAACGCCGCGAAATTCACCGCCAAAGGGTCGATCCGCTTCGGCTACCGGGCGGAGGGCAGCCGGCTCCGTTTCTACGTCTCCGACACGGGCTGCGGCATTCCGCCCGAAGGGCAGCGGCGGATTTTCGACCGGTTCGTCAAACTCAACTCCTTCAAACAGGGCACGGGACTCGGGCTTCCGATCTGCAAAAGCATTGTCGAACATCTCGGCGGAGAGATCGGTGTGAAGTCGGAAGAAGGGCGCGGCACGACCTTCTGGTTCACGCTTCCCTACGTCACCGGCAAGCCCTGCGAAACCCCGTGCGGGGAGATCCCGACGGTTTCGGTCGAAAAGGACAAACTGACGATCCTCATTGCCGAGGACAATGACAGCAACTACCGTCTTTTCGAAACGATCCTGCGCCGCGACTACCGGCTGATACACGCCCGGGACGGGGAGCAGGCCGTGGAACTGTGCCGCACGGAACATCCGCACCTGATTCTCATGGACATCAACATGCCCGTGATGAACGGTTACGAGGCCGCGGCGGAAATCCGCAAATTCGCAGCGGAAATCCCGATCGTCGCCGTCACGGCCTACGCCTACGCCTCCGACGAGCAGAAGATCATGCAGAACGGATTCACGGGCTACATGCCCAAGCCGATCAACGCCCCGCAGCTCAAAAAACAGATTCTCGACATCCTGCGGGAACGCATCACGCTGATATGA
- a CDS encoding nitroreductase family protein has translation MEFKELIAKRRSVRKFTDREVPREVVDRILAEALSAPSARNTRTTRFLVVDDPALVARMAEMRDYGSAFLKGAPLAVLVLGDTSASDLWRENAAISATVLQLACVDEGLASCWVHVNGRPRRKDAPDGERAADYLRTFLPVPDGCEPLCAIALGYSDFSPAPLPPADDEARILRLG, from the coding sequence ATGGAGTTCAAGGAATTGATTGCGAAACGCCGTTCGGTCCGTAAATTCACCGACCGCGAAGTTCCCCGAGAGGTCGTGGACCGCATCCTCGCCGAAGCCCTTTCGGCCCCTTCGGCACGCAATACGCGCACGACGCGTTTTCTGGTGGTCGACGATCCCGCGCTGGTGGCCCGCATGGCCGAAATGCGCGATTACGGGTCGGCGTTTCTGAAGGGCGCGCCGCTGGCGGTCCTGGTGCTGGGCGACACCTCGGCGAGCGATCTGTGGCGTGAGAACGCCGCGATTTCGGCCACGGTGCTCCAGCTGGCCTGCGTCGACGAAGGGCTGGCTTCGTGCTGGGTGCACGTCAACGGACGGCCCCGCCGCAAGGACGCCCCCGACGGAGAGAGGGCCGCCGATTACCTGCGGACGTTCCTGCCCGTTCCCGACGGCTGCGAACCCCTCTGCGCCATCGCCCTGGGCTATTCTGACTTTTCCCCCGCCCCGCTGCCGCCTGCGGACGACGAGGCGCGGATTCTCCGGCTCGGATAA
- a CDS encoding HAD family hydrolase codes for MEFRFTIALIYDFDGTLAPGNMQEYDFIPAVGKSNKEFWTEANTLAEEQDADMVLTYMARMIQEAKSKGLSLRREAFQDSGRRVTLFAGVKEWFSRINAYGAGRGIRILHYINSSGLKEIIEGTEIAHEFRKIYACSFLYDVDGIAYWPAVAVNYTNKTQFIFKINKGVESVFDSKLVNRYIPENERPVPFKHMIYVGDGTTDIPCMRLVKNSGGHSIAVYNPDRKGASKEMASLIHDNRVSHVCPADYTEGSEMDILVKTIIDKIDLDDRLEKLEVVR; via the coding sequence ATGGAATTCAGATTTACCATAGCACTGATCTACGACTTCGACGGAACGCTCGCTCCGGGCAACATGCAGGAATACGACTTCATTCCGGCCGTCGGCAAGAGCAACAAGGAGTTCTGGACCGAGGCCAACACGCTGGCCGAGGAGCAGGACGCCGACATGGTCCTTACGTACATGGCGCGGATGATCCAGGAGGCCAAGTCGAAGGGCCTGTCGCTGCGCCGCGAGGCGTTTCAGGATTCGGGCCGCCGCGTGACGCTCTTCGCGGGGGTCAAAGAGTGGTTTTCGCGCATCAACGCCTACGGGGCCGGGCGGGGCATCCGCATCCTGCACTACATCAACTCCTCGGGGCTGAAGGAGATCATCGAGGGCACGGAGATCGCCCACGAGTTCCGCAAGATCTACGCCTGCTCGTTCCTCTACGACGTGGACGGCATCGCCTACTGGCCCGCCGTGGCGGTCAACTACACCAACAAGACGCAGTTCATCTTCAAGATCAACAAGGGCGTTGAGTCGGTTTTCGATTCGAAGCTGGTCAACCGCTACATCCCCGAAAACGAGCGTCCCGTACCGTTCAAACACATGATCTACGTGGGCGACGGGACCACCGACATCCCCTGTATGCGGCTGGTCAAGAACTCCGGGGGCCATTCGATCGCGGTCTACAACCCCGACCGGAAGGGGGCCAGCAAGGAGATGGCCTCGCTGATCCACGACAACCGCGTGAGCCACGTATGCCCGGCCGACTACACGGAGGGTTCGGAGATGGACATCCTCGTGAAGACCATCATCGACAAGATCGACCTCGACGACAGACTGGAAAAACTGGAGGTCGTCCGATAA
- a CDS encoding ATP-binding cassette domain-containing protein gives MITIDALRVRDRERTPLDGVTMLLTANAVHGIAGEGRSELLRAVYGLAVPESGSVTSGGHPLRRRDMAYLEAEPRFWPGLTAGDCLGLVRRYHPASDPAPLLRRLPVPPAAEAASMPPNERKRLALILLLMQRKRVLLLDEPFCGLDAESVFVVQQLILQLGCEGRTLLVAADSLALLDGICDDLYVLGGGQVQGRYEHYEFRRAIREAGSAAGFPKK, from the coding sequence ATGATTACGATTGACGCACTCCGGGTCCGCGACAGGGAGCGGACGCCGCTCGACGGCGTGACGATGCTCCTCACGGCCAATGCCGTCCACGGCATCGCAGGCGAGGGCCGCAGTGAACTGCTCCGGGCCGTATACGGACTCGCCGTGCCCGAATCGGGAAGCGTCACCTCGGGCGGACACCCCCTGCGGCGGCGCGACATGGCCTATCTGGAGGCGGAGCCGCGCTTCTGGCCGGGACTGACAGCGGGGGATTGCCTCGGCCTCGTACGCCGCTACCATCCCGCATCGGACCCGGCTCCGTTGCTTCGGCGGCTGCCCGTACCGCCCGCCGCCGAAGCAGCCTCCATGCCGCCCAACGAGCGGAAACGGCTGGCGCTGATCCTGCTGCTGATGCAGCGCAAACGGGTTCTGCTGCTCGACGAACCTTTTTGCGGACTCGACGCCGAAAGCGTTTTCGTCGTGCAGCAACTGATCCTGCAACTCGGCTGCGAGGGGCGGACCCTGCTCGTCGCAGCCGATTCGCTCGCCCTGCTCGACGGCATCTGCGACGATCTCTACGTGCTCGGCGGCGGGCAGGTCCAGGGACGTTACGAACATTACGAATTCCGACGGGCAATCCGCGAAGCGGGTTCCGCGGCGGGATTCCCGAAAAAATAG
- the rdgB gene encoding RdgB/HAM1 family non-canonical purine NTP pyrophosphatase yields the protein MKIVFATNNAHKLTEVQAVLGDAYTLVTPRDCGVTEEIPEDQETLEGNASQKARYLHRRTGLDCFADDTGLEVEALGGAPGVHSARYATDGHDFAANNRLLLKNLEGAENRRARFRTVISLLQGGKELLFEGIVEGRIIDREAGHEGFGYDPLFVPDGYTKTFAEMTTEEKNAVSHRARAVRKLAAYLHSTER from the coding sequence ATGAAAATCGTTTTCGCCACCAACAACGCCCACAAACTCACGGAAGTACAGGCCGTGCTGGGCGACGCCTATACGCTCGTGACGCCCCGCGACTGCGGCGTCACGGAGGAAATCCCCGAAGATCAGGAAACGCTCGAAGGCAACGCCTCGCAAAAGGCCCGCTACCTGCACCGCCGCACGGGACTCGACTGCTTCGCCGACGACACGGGACTCGAAGTCGAGGCGCTCGGCGGCGCCCCGGGCGTACATTCGGCCCGTTACGCCACCGACGGCCATGACTTCGCGGCCAACAACCGCCTGCTGCTGAAAAACCTCGAAGGAGCCGAAAACCGCCGCGCACGGTTCCGGACGGTCATTTCGCTGCTTCAGGGCGGCAAGGAGCTCCTGTTCGAAGGCATCGTCGAAGGGCGCATCATCGACCGTGAGGCCGGGCACGAGGGCTTCGGCTACGACCCGCTGTTCGTTCCCGACGGCTACACGAAGACCTTCGCCGAGATGACGACCGAAGAGAAAAACGCCGTTTCGCACCGCGCCCGCGCCGTGCGCAAACTCGCGGCTTACCTCCATTCAACCGAACGATAG